In Methanothermobacter sp., a genomic segment contains:
- a CDS encoding cofactor-independent phosphoglycerate mutase, giving the protein MKYVILIGDGMADYPLPELGEKTPLQVADKPHMDHVAKKGSNGLLKTIPDDMEPGSDVANLAIMGYNPTKYYTGRGPLEAASIGVKLKKDDVAFRCNFITVHNGRIIDFNADHISTKESSKLIKTLNEHFKIGKFYTGVSYRNLYIYPSREALKVKTKPPHDIIGEPIEDHLPSNGQTAEKIKQIIKESQRILKDHPTNIERSKRGKHPANMIWLWGQGQKPTMETLEEKYGLKGATITGVDLIKGLGVYLGLDNINVPGATGYLDTDYKAKGRYAIRALQDHDIIFIHVEAPDEAGHAGDIKEKIKAIENIDSKILGPLLDELPSYDGFRLVLLADHPTPIKVGTHTRDPVPYAICGENMKKDNINSYDEESAKKGGLGLSVAWKLLDKLIGS; this is encoded by the coding sequence ATGAAATACGTGATACTCATAGGAGACGGGATGGCAGACTACCCCCTGCCAGAACTCGGAGAAAAAACACCCTTACAAGTAGCTGACAAGCCACACATGGACCATGTAGCCAAAAAAGGATCTAACGGGCTCCTAAAAACAATACCCGATGACATGGAACCCGGATCAGATGTTGCGAACTTGGCCATAATGGGCTACAATCCCACGAAATATTACACAGGCCGAGGACCCCTCGAAGCCGCGAGCATAGGAGTAAAACTCAAAAAAGACGATGTCGCATTCAGATGCAACTTTATAACAGTCCATAATGGTCGCATCATAGATTTCAACGCCGATCATATAAGTACAAAAGAATCCTCAAAACTGATAAAAACCCTAAATGAACATTTCAAAATAGGCAAATTCTATACAGGTGTAAGTTACAGAAACCTATACATTTACCCAAGTAGAGAAGCCTTAAAAGTCAAAACCAAACCACCACATGATATCATAGGAGAACCCATAGAAGATCATCTACCGTCCAATGGACAAACAGCAGAAAAAATAAAACAGATAATAAAAGAATCCCAAAGGATACTCAAAGATCATCCCACCAACATAGAAAGATCTAAAAGGGGTAAACACCCGGCGAATATGATATGGTTATGGGGACAAGGCCAAAAACCCACAATGGAAACACTAGAAGAAAAATATGGTCTCAAGGGTGCTACAATAACCGGCGTGGATCTGATAAAAGGCCTAGGAGTCTACCTAGGATTAGATAATATTAATGTTCCAGGGGCTACCGGATACCTAGACACTGATTATAAGGCAAAGGGCAGATATGCGATCAGGGCACTCCAAGATCATGACATAATCTTCATACATGTAGAGGCTCCTGATGAGGCAGGACACGCAGGAGACATAAAAGAAAAAATAAAAGCCATTGAAAATATCGACTCCAAGATACTAGGCCCACTACTAGATGAGCTTCCATCATATGACGGTTTCCGTTTAGTTTTATTAGCAGATCATCCCACACCTATAAAAGTGGGTACACACACCCGGGACCCAGTACCATACGCCATCTGCGGCGAAAACATGAAAAAGGACAATATAAACTCATATGATGAAGAATCCGCGAAAAAAGGTGGTCTAGGCCTATCAGTGGCCTGGAAGCTCTTAGATAAGCTTATAGGGAGTTGA
- a CDS encoding homoserine dehydrogenase: MFLMRISIIGFGAVGQGVAKAIRSTQERIKRKYNLKIDIVAAADSKGAAIREDGLDPQKLIKVKSEKGSVAYYPDHGYESMDGLQVLDEVEYDCLVEVTPTNIITGEPGKSLITKAMKDGKDVVTSNKGHLSLFYKELIDLAQENNVNFKFEASVGGAMPIINFAQETLPSSRIESIIGILNGTTNFILSRMTAEGSSYEQTLKEAQELGIAETDPTQDVEGLDAACKSVILANAVLGRECTLDDVEVTGITKITPEAIELAKEDGYHIKLIAEISHDILRVGPRLVKETSPYAVDGTLNMATLRTDLAGEITVIGKGAGSLETASAILTDIINIWKSKQS, translated from the coding sequence ATTTTTCTCATGAGAATTTCCATCATAGGGTTTGGTGCTGTTGGCCAAGGAGTTGCAAAGGCTATAAGGTCAACCCAAGAAAGAATAAAGAGAAAATACAACCTCAAAATTGACATAGTTGCTGCTGCAGACTCTAAGGGAGCTGCTATACGAGAAGATGGACTAGACCCCCAAAAACTCATAAAAGTCAAATCAGAAAAGGGAAGCGTAGCCTATTACCCAGATCATGGGTATGAAAGCATGGATGGCCTCCAAGTACTTGATGAGGTTGAATATGATTGCCTCGTGGAGGTCACACCCACAAACATCATAACAGGAGAACCTGGAAAATCACTCATAACAAAGGCCATGAAAGATGGAAAAGATGTTGTAACATCCAATAAAGGCCACTTATCACTATTCTACAAAGAACTAATCGACCTAGCCCAGGAAAATAATGTAAATTTTAAATTCGAGGCCTCAGTTGGGGGTGCCATGCCTATAATAAACTTCGCCCAAGAGACACTACCCTCCTCTAGGATAGAATCTATAATAGGGATACTCAATGGTACAACCAACTTCATCCTATCAAGGATGACTGCTGAAGGCTCATCATACGAACAAACACTAAAAGAGGCCCAGGAGCTTGGAATAGCAGAGACAGACCCTACACAGGACGTTGAAGGGTTAGACGCTGCATGCAAATCAGTAATATTAGCAAATGCTGTGCTTGGGCGAGAATGCACCCTAGATGATGTTGAGGTTACAGGGATCACAAAGATAACACCCGAGGCCATAGAACTTGCAAAGGAAGACGGATACCATATAAAGCTCATAGCAGAAATATCACATGATATACTGAGGGTAGGCCCACGGCTTGTGAAAGAAACATCACCATATGCTGTTGATGGCACTCTTAACATGGCAACTCTCCGCACAGACCTGGCAGGGGAAATAACAGTCATAGGCAAAGGCGCAGGCTCACTCGAAACAGCATCAGCAATACTCACAGACATAATAAATATATGGAAATCCAAACAATCTTAG
- a CDS encoding allosteric regulator of homoserine dehydrogenase — translation MSLVLELQDIPGQLVAALEPIASVGANIVTIIHERDAKTGAFVPVQVTIEGDEKTLNLAIKKLTEKGIRIIEKDGIPIKEKVNAILVGRISEEELKGIVDNINTLEGVKVADLSLKMSTTTSTIKITMEAEHQSLKLLEDEIRKIGAKEGLLVITET, via the coding sequence ATGAGCCTAGTTCTCGAACTACAAGACATCCCTGGGCAATTAGTAGCTGCTTTAGAACCGATAGCTAGCGTAGGTGCGAATATCGTAACCATAATACATGAAAGGGATGCTAAAACAGGAGCATTTGTACCAGTACAAGTAACAATCGAAGGAGATGAAAAAACACTAAATCTTGCAATAAAAAAATTGACAGAAAAGGGTATAAGGATAATAGAAAAGGATGGCATACCCATCAAAGAAAAAGTAAACGCCATACTGGTAGGTAGAATCTCAGAAGAGGAACTAAAGGGTATAGTGGATAATATAAACACTCTAGAAGGTGTTAAAGTCGCCGACCTCTCCCTTAAAATGTCAACCACAACATCAACAATCAAGATCACAATGGAAGCAGAACACCAAAGTTTAAAGTTATTAGAAGACGAGATCCGCAAGATCGGTGCAAAAGAAGGTTTGCTCGTCATCACAGAAACATAA
- the gatC gene encoding Asp-tRNA(Asn) amidotransferase subunit GatC, with translation MMIEKEAEKILEEFSKALEKVPELEETHYIVDNLNRTRADKKRKHDPKRILRNAPVDEEGNIIVERGEWTQ, from the coding sequence ATGATGATAGAAAAGGAAGCCGAAAAAATATTAGAAGAGTTTTCCAAAGCCCTTGAGAAGGTGCCCGAACTTGAAGAAACACACTACATCGTTGATAATCTTAACAGGACAAGAGCCGATAAAAAACGGAAACATGACCCTAAAAGGATACTACGGAACGCCCCAGTAGACGAAGAAGGTAACATAATCGTAGAAAGGGGAGAATGGACCCAATAA
- a CDS encoding asparagine synthetase B has protein sequence MCAIAGFIGEGALPKLLRMLRILEHRGPDATRIYYKRLKAPNKKDPESPRFKRDVAMGHNILITDEKIPHIGDHGIIVCDGRIYNPKTESASRLILDSIKKYGLMEALQIIMDKFDGDYSFAFFDDENIVLARDPLGVKPLYYKLGEDFIAFASERKALWSIGIQDTKRLPPGTILINNKLIRLKRLPEKIKAKWDYNTAKEKLKEALKKAVKERIRKLKRIGILFSGGVDSTLLTILAEKYTKPILYTVGSRGSQDLIFAERAAQELGIEPKIIEVTPEMVKDALRPVLAAIEEFNIMKIGVAMPLYFASKAAHADGIRVIFAGQGADELFGGYHRYLQLYKEGEDKLVEAFKADIQNMYHVNLERDDATAMATSTELRVPFLDREIINIAFNIPIDYKIKGSDDSLRKHILRDLALEMGVPAFIARRPKKAAQYGSGIDKILRKSILPGFDHESYMKDLRMEFYKGYQ, from the coding sequence ATGTGCGCAATAGCAGGTTTCATAGGTGAAGGAGCCCTCCCAAAACTCCTCAGGATGCTGAGAATCCTAGAACATAGAGGTCCTGACGCCACAAGAATATATTACAAAAGATTAAAAGCCCCTAATAAAAAAGACCCAGAAAGCCCTAGATTTAAAAGAGACGTGGCTATGGGTCATAATATTCTCATAACAGATGAAAAAATCCCCCATATAGGAGACCATGGCATAATAGTTTGTGACGGTAGGATATACAATCCAAAAACAGAATCAGCCTCTAGGCTCATATTAGATTCTATAAAAAAATATGGGCTTATGGAAGCCCTCCAGATAATCATGGACAAGTTCGATGGTGATTATTCATTCGCATTTTTCGATGATGAAAATATTGTCCTTGCAAGGGACCCCCTAGGTGTTAAGCCACTCTATTACAAGCTTGGAGAGGATTTCATAGCATTCGCATCTGAACGCAAAGCCCTCTGGAGTATAGGCATACAAGATACAAAGAGACTACCCCCTGGAACAATCCTAATAAATAACAAACTTATAAGATTAAAAAGATTACCAGAAAAAATCAAGGCAAAATGGGACTATAATACTGCCAAGGAAAAATTAAAAGAAGCGCTTAAAAAAGCTGTTAAAGAAAGGATCAGAAAACTTAAAAGGATTGGCATATTATTTTCTGGGGGGGTTGACAGCACCTTACTCACCATACTCGCAGAAAAATATACCAAGCCCATATTATATACTGTTGGCAGCAGAGGATCACAAGATCTCATATTCGCGGAGAGAGCAGCCCAAGAGCTTGGAATAGAACCTAAAATAATAGAAGTTACCCCAGAGATGGTCAAAGACGCGCTCAGACCAGTCTTAGCCGCTATAGAAGAATTTAATATCATGAAGATAGGTGTGGCCATGCCATTATATTTCGCATCCAAAGCCGCCCATGCAGATGGAATTCGAGTTATATTCGCGGGTCAAGGAGCTGATGAACTCTTCGGAGGATACCATCGCTACCTCCAATTATATAAAGAGGGCGAGGATAAACTTGTTGAAGCCTTCAAGGCTGATATACAAAATATGTACCATGTAAACCTCGAAAGGGATGATGCCACTGCAATGGCAACAAGTACAGAATTAAGAGTTCCATTCCTTGACAGGGAAATTATAAACATAGCCTTTAATATACCAATAGACTATAAGATAAAAGGTAGTGATGATAGTCTAAGGAAGCACATACTCCGGGACCTTGCATTAGAAATGGGAGTACCAGCTTTTATCGCGAGAAGACCTAAAAAGGCAGCCCAATATGGGTCAGGGATAGATAAGATTTTGAGGAAGAGCATACTGCCGGGTTTTGATCATGAATCCTACATGAAAGACCTGAGGATGGAATTTTATAAGGGGTATCAATGA
- a CDS encoding pyridoxamine 5'-phosphate oxidase family protein — protein sequence MLTDEMKEAIEKNLVFVATASSDGTPNVVPIGFTRPIDDKRILIVDVFMKKTLSNLEENPKMSIIVQNAKEHPYQFKGVAQIFKSGKFFEEAVEWAQNVMSEVEPKSAILMTIEEIYSVKPGPDAGKRIK from the coding sequence ATGTTAACTGATGAGATGAAAGAGGCCATAGAAAAAAATCTTGTTTTTGTGGCGACAGCAAGCAGTGATGGCACACCCAATGTCGTGCCCATCGGATTCACAAGGCCAATAGACGACAAAAGGATACTAATAGTAGATGTTTTCATGAAAAAGACCCTAAGTAACCTCGAAGAAAACCCTAAAATGTCAATTATAGTCCAGAACGCCAAAGAACATCCATACCAATTTAAGGGCGTTGCACAAATATTCAAATCAGGTAAATTTTTCGAAGAGGCTGTTGAGTGGGCTCAAAATGTTATGAGTGAAGTGGAGCCGAAATCAGCCATCCTCATGACAATAGAAGAAATATATTCTGTGAAACCAGGCCCAGACGCCGGTAAGAGGATAAAATAG
- a CDS encoding cation-translocating P-type ATPase: protein MLLAFILFTATVFASGLETFKGAIITLYHGKFTINLLITLAVIGAYSLGDYPEAALVVLLYYIAEYLEEYATGQAHESIKSLMRLKPEIATIKIGKKEVKVDASRVQPGEIMVIRPGDMIPLDGEIIDGSSYVDQSNITGESEPVHKTVGDEVFAGTINLEGYLEVKVTRNSERTIIARVIELIEKARMKRSSREVFMDKFASYYTPTIIIASILTGIIPSFIIGNPEIWIYRALVLMVIACPCALVISVPVAMISGITAATREGILIKGSNYLEEMSKVRTVVFDKTGTLTQGKLTIKEIKSYNNIDILKIAASLERGLKHPIAEAITKIAEEKGLEPLKAENLEYKPGYGISGRIDGKLYFLGQNARQKSEDMSIFLESGDEIIGEITLEDKMRPSAPALIERLSQENIKTMILTGDNPKVAEKLAKELKIDKYIGGLLPEDKFDFIEDLRSKGRVAMVGDGINDAPALVAADVGIAMGTRGSDIALDTADIVLIDDDLMKIHQIIKLGRRTMRIVKENIFFSILVKGSLAILSIFGLVSLWMAVGIGDMGLSLAVILNGLRNNQKLLSPQ from the coding sequence ATGCTACTTGCTTTCATACTATTCACAGCAACTGTTTTTGCGTCAGGTCTCGAGACATTCAAAGGTGCCATCATCACACTTTATCATGGCAAGTTCACTATAAATCTTCTCATTACATTAGCGGTGATAGGAGCATACTCACTTGGGGATTATCCTGAAGCAGCCCTCGTAGTTTTGCTATATTATATCGCAGAATATCTAGAAGAATATGCGACCGGCCAGGCGCATGAGTCTATAAAGAGCTTAATGCGACTCAAACCAGAAATAGCAACTATAAAAATTGGAAAAAAAGAGGTTAAGGTGGATGCTAGTAGAGTGCAACCAGGGGAGATAATGGTCATACGCCCAGGGGACATGATACCCTTGGATGGGGAGATAATAGATGGTTCAAGTTATGTTGACCAATCAAATATTACAGGAGAATCCGAGCCAGTTCATAAGACTGTTGGGGATGAAGTATTCGCTGGCACAATAAACCTTGAAGGCTACCTTGAAGTCAAGGTCACAAGGAATTCTGAAAGGACAATCATAGCAAGGGTCATAGAATTGATAGAAAAGGCTAGAATGAAAAGATCATCCAGAGAAGTTTTCATGGACAAATTCGCATCATATTACACTCCAACAATTATAATTGCAAGCATATTAACGGGTATTATCCCAAGTTTTATCATAGGCAACCCAGAAATTTGGATATACCGGGCTCTCGTATTGATGGTGATCGCATGCCCCTGCGCCCTTGTAATATCAGTACCAGTTGCGATGATATCAGGGATAACAGCAGCTACAAGAGAAGGGATACTAATCAAGGGTTCAAATTACCTTGAAGAAATGTCAAAGGTAAGAACTGTTGTATTTGACAAGACAGGGACGCTAACGCAGGGTAAGCTAACAATAAAGGAAATAAAATCATACAATAACATTGACATATTAAAGATCGCAGCTTCGCTAGAAAGAGGTTTAAAACATCCAATAGCAGAAGCAATAACTAAAATAGCAGAAGAAAAAGGTTTGGAACCATTAAAAGCTGAAAATTTAGAATACAAGCCGGGATATGGCATCTCTGGTAGGATCGATGGTAAACTGTACTTCCTAGGCCAGAACGCCCGGCAGAAAAGCGAAGACATGTCCATTTTCCTAGAAAGTGGGGATGAAATCATTGGGGAAATAACATTGGAAGATAAAATGAGACCATCAGCCCCTGCCCTAATAGAAAGGTTATCCCAGGAAAATATTAAGACAATGATTTTAACAGGGGATAATCCGAAAGTCGCGGAGAAATTAGCAAAGGAACTTAAAATTGACAAATACATTGGAGGTCTGCTCCCAGAGGACAAATTCGATTTCATAGAAGATCTAAGATCTAAGGGAAGAGTTGCCATGGTTGGTGACGGTATAAACGACGCCCCAGCCCTTGTAGCAGCAGATGTCGGGATTGCTATGGGGACCAGAGGCTCTGACATAGCCCTTGACACCGCAGATATAGTGCTAATCGACGATGACCTCATGAAAATCCACCAAATAATAAAACTCGGAAGAAGAACAATGAGAATAGTTAAAGAGAACATATTCTTTTCAATATTAGTTAAAGGGTCCTTGGCCATTCTTTCAATCTTTGGACTAGTATCATTATGGATGGCTGTGGGCATAGGTGATATGGGACTTTCACTCGCAGTAATCCTCAATGGACTGCGCAATAACCAAAAGCTTTTATCCCCCCAGTAA
- a CDS encoding carbohydrate kinase family protein has product MFDVVGFGALNMDQLYMVDKIIGPEEETIIRGFKESCGGSAANTIIGLSKLGLKTAYIGKVAMDREGLKLKENLEREKVNLDLLIITKKGRSGKVIGFVDEHGQRALYLDPGVNDTIKIDEIKIRLVENSKLLHLTSFAGEGLHVQETLLDRLSSRPLISLDPGNLYAKRGIKALRKLIEAVNILLLNEMEIKMMLGYHGSYKEAAKLLADEVDVIIIKRGPLGVYGLMKDLEVEVPALKVECVDTTGAGDAFNAGFLYAWLTGHDLEMSCYFGNYIASHCIQGYGATTTLPSSEATRILKK; this is encoded by the coding sequence ATGTTTGATGTGGTGGGTTTCGGAGCCCTTAACATGGACCAACTCTACATGGTTGATAAAATCATAGGCCCAGAAGAAGAAACCATAATCAGAGGTTTTAAAGAAAGTTGCGGCGGTTCAGCGGCTAATACCATCATAGGACTTTCAAAATTAGGCCTTAAAACAGCATACATCGGTAAGGTAGCCATGGACAGAGAAGGCCTCAAGCTTAAAGAAAACCTTGAAAGGGAAAAGGTCAACTTGGATCTTTTAATCATCACAAAAAAAGGTAGAAGCGGTAAAGTAATAGGCTTTGTGGATGAACATGGACAAAGAGCACTCTACTTAGACCCTGGTGTAAATGACACCATAAAAATTGATGAGATAAAAATCAGACTGGTAGAGAATAGCAAATTACTACACTTGACATCATTTGCAGGTGAAGGCCTACATGTCCAAGAAACATTACTTGATAGATTATCTTCTAGGCCTCTTATAAGCCTAGACCCAGGAAACTTGTACGCCAAAAGGGGGATAAAAGCTCTTAGAAAGCTCATAGAAGCCGTTAACATCCTATTATTAAATGAGATGGAAATTAAGATGATGCTAGGCTACCATGGATCCTACAAGGAGGCTGCGAAACTCTTAGCAGATGAAGTTGATGTCATCATCATAAAAAGAGGCCCATTAGGGGTTTACGGGCTTATGAAAGACCTGGAAGTGGAAGTACCGGCCTTAAAAGTTGAATGCGTGGACACAACTGGGGCGGGTGACGCATTCAACGCGGGATTCCTATACGCATGGCTTACGGGCCATGACCTTGAAATGTCATGCTACTTTGGAAATTATATAGCATCCCATTGTATACAAGGATATGGTGCAACTACCACACTACCTTCAAGTGAAGCTACAAGAATATTAAAAAAATGA
- a CDS encoding formylmethanofuran--tetrahydromethanopterin N-formyltransferase, with product MNINGTIIEDTFCEIFKGKCVRAIVTAHDKKTVKRAAYDATSTPAAVIGRLESGVESFLGPDMTPDSRHGAILQFYFALDDMEKFEVELSYRIRQDILVKPFTSLFDASLEAEGYIDMMKHVGHCGDGYEWIETIHGREMIIVPIAVPDFKIEARLGYQTGIMGANFWYMCKDKKSVLEAGESAIEAISRIDKVITPFDICSAPSKPETKYPWIGPTTNHPYCPSLKTKLGKESKVPNGVKYIPEIVINGLSKKNVIEALRVGVKAVSEFDGVIRVSAGNYDGKLGDDKIFLHELF from the coding sequence GTGAACATCAACGGCACCATCATAGAGGACACATTCTGCGAAATCTTCAAGGGTAAATGTGTAAGGGCCATAGTAACTGCCCACGACAAAAAAACAGTTAAAAGAGCGGCATATGATGCTACTTCCACACCAGCAGCGGTCATAGGAAGATTAGAAAGTGGTGTTGAATCTTTCTTGGGTCCTGACATGACCCCAGATTCTAGACATGGTGCTATTCTACAATTCTATTTTGCCCTTGATGACATGGAAAAATTTGAGGTAGAATTATCCTATAGGATAAGACAGGACATCCTAGTGAAGCCGTTCACAAGCCTATTTGATGCAAGTTTAGAAGCAGAAGGGTACATTGACATGATGAAGCACGTTGGACATTGTGGTGATGGATACGAATGGATAGAAACCATTCATGGAAGAGAGATGATAATAGTACCTATAGCAGTGCCGGATTTCAAAATAGAAGCCCGGCTAGGATACCAGACAGGTATAATGGGCGCCAACTTCTGGTACATGTGCAAGGATAAAAAATCAGTACTTGAAGCGGGTGAAAGCGCCATAGAAGCCATAAGTAGAATAGATAAGGTCATAACACCATTTGATATCTGTTCAGCCCCATCAAAGCCTGAAACAAAGTACCCATGGATAGGCCCCACAACAAACCATCCATACTGCCCATCACTAAAAACAAAATTAGGCAAGGAATCCAAAGTCCCAAATGGAGTTAAATACATACCAGAAATAGTAATAAACGGACTTTCCAAAAAAAATGTCATAGAAGCCTTAAGGGTGGGTGTGAAGGCCGTTTCAGAATTTGATGGTGTGATAAGAGTTTCAGCCGGCAACTACGATGGTAAACTAGGCGATGATAAGATATTCCTCCATGAACTATTCTAG
- a CDS encoding energy-converting hydrogenase A, subunit R, whose product MKKLFVTDCEGPISLNDNAFELASHFIPDGDRFFAAVSRYDDILAYEIKRPGYNAGDTLKLITPFLKAYNVTNDKIVEFSKENISLVPWARELLQKVQRVMPSYIISTSYRQYIEALCNLIDFPFENTYYTSLDIDSHELPEDEREKLFQFKDMIVEGADFETMDKIFFEEIPQMRIGKLIEDVKTVGGEGKRLALKEILKKEKLPIKSTLYVGDSITDVEPLRYTKGRGLAVSFNGNHYAVKEADIIIIAENALPLALIADLHSRFGRDYIIEFVKAYTMDPERALENFRISYNIFEKFMETFKEDFPRILIPDDNIEKIAEESLQMRKRVRGEAIGGLG is encoded by the coding sequence ATGAAAAAATTATTTGTAACAGACTGTGAGGGTCCCATTTCACTTAATGACAATGCGTTCGAACTTGCAAGCCATTTCATACCGGATGGTGACAGATTCTTCGCTGCAGTGAGCAGATACGATGATATACTAGCATATGAGATTAAAAGACCAGGTTATAATGCGGGTGACACCCTTAAACTCATTACACCATTCTTAAAAGCCTATAATGTCACCAATGACAAGATAGTGGAATTTTCCAAAGAAAATATCAGCCTAGTCCCATGGGCCCGCGAACTACTCCAAAAAGTCCAGAGAGTCATGCCATCCTATATTATAAGCACAAGTTATAGGCAATACATTGAAGCCCTCTGTAACCTAATCGATTTTCCCTTCGAGAACACATATTATACAAGCCTTGACATAGATTCACACGAACTTCCTGAGGATGAAAGGGAGAAACTATTCCAATTCAAAGACATGATAGTGGAAGGCGCTGATTTCGAGACAATGGACAAAATATTCTTCGAAGAAATACCCCAGATGAGGATAGGTAAACTCATAGAGGATGTTAAGACAGTAGGAGGGGAGGGAAAACGCCTAGCCCTCAAAGAAATACTCAAAAAGGAGAAACTCCCCATAAAATCAACATTATATGTGGGGGATAGTATAACTGACGTGGAACCCCTCAGGTACACAAAGGGGCGTGGCTTGGCTGTATCCTTCAATGGAAACCATTACGCTGTAAAGGAAGCTGATATAATCATTATAGCAGAGAACGCCCTCCCATTAGCTCTAATAGCAGATCTACATTCACGTTTCGGCAGAGACTATATCATAGAATTCGTGAAAGCTTACACAATGGACCCTGAAAGGGCCTTGGAAAATTTTAGGATAAGCTATAATATCTTTGAAAAATTCATGGAAACATTCAAGGAAGATTTCCCAAGAATACTCATCCCAGATGATAACATAGAAAAGATAGCAGAGGAGAGCCTCCAAATGCGTAAAAGGGTCAGGGGGGAGGCCATAGGAGGCCTAGGATAG
- the ehaA gene encoding energy-converting NiFe hydrogenase A subunit EhaA, whose protein sequence is MILFSYLIAIISAIIAASLLGLPIVAERPWRRSWTLTVIFPTPIIAAGLLAASLRLGFKGFYNTLDLGLIMGILSALLVKYILESIFPKPPFHPG, encoded by the coding sequence ATGATCCTCTTTAGTTACTTGATTGCGATAATATCAGCTATTATTGCAGCTTCACTCCTTGGACTCCCAATCGTAGCTGAAAGACCATGGAGACGTTCATGGACTTTGACAGTGATATTCCCAACACCCATAATCGCAGCAGGCTTACTCGCAGCATCCCTAAGATTGGGATTTAAAGGATTCTATAATACTTTGGATCTAGGCCTTATCATGGGAATATTATCAGCTCTCCTAGTAAAATATATCCTAGAGAGCATCTTCCCCAAACCCCCATTTCATCCTGGATAG